In Halobaculum limi, one DNA window encodes the following:
- a CDS encoding transcription initiation factor IIB, producing MSENVRSYTDERPRTDTARTDESTSESEREELDCPECGGQVVSDSERGETVCRDCGLVVEENEIDRGPEWRAFDSKEKDEKSRVGAPTTNMMHDKGLSTNIGWQNKDAYGNQLSGRQREKMQRLRTWNERFRTRDSKERNLKQALGEIDRMASALGLPDNVRETASVIYRRALDDDLLPGRSIEGVATSSLYAAARQAGTPRSLDEIANVSRVEKDEIARTYRYVVRELKLEIQPADPESYVPRFASDLDLSDESERRARKLLQTAKQEGIHSGKSPVGLAAAAVYAASLLTNEKVTQSEVSEVANISEVTIRNRYHELLEAEEQVQLG from the coding sequence ATGAGTGAAAACGTCCGAAGTTACACGGACGAGCGGCCGCGAACCGACACCGCGAGGACGGACGAGTCGACGTCCGAATCCGAACGTGAAGAACTCGACTGTCCGGAGTGTGGCGGGCAGGTCGTGAGCGACTCCGAACGGGGTGAGACGGTCTGTCGAGACTGCGGTCTCGTCGTCGAGGAGAACGAGATCGACCGCGGCCCCGAGTGGCGAGCGTTCGACTCCAAGGAGAAAGACGAGAAGTCCCGCGTCGGCGCCCCGACGACGAATATGATGCACGACAAGGGGCTGTCGACGAACATCGGCTGGCAGAACAAAGACGCCTACGGCAACCAACTGTCCGGCCGTCAGCGCGAGAAGATGCAGCGTCTGCGGACGTGGAACGAGCGGTTCCGCACGCGCGACTCCAAAGAGCGCAATCTGAAGCAGGCGCTCGGTGAGATCGACCGGATGGCCTCCGCACTCGGCCTTCCGGACAACGTCCGCGAGACCGCCTCCGTCATCTACCGCCGCGCACTCGACGACGACCTCCTGCCGGGGCGCTCCATCGAGGGCGTCGCGACGTCGAGCCTGTACGCCGCCGCGCGACAGGCGGGAACGCCACGGAGTCTCGACGAGATTGCGAACGTCTCCCGCGTGGAGAAAGACGAGATCGCCCGGACGTATCGCTACGTCGTCCGCGAACTCAAACTGGAGATCCAGCCCGCGGACCCGGAGAGCTACGTGCCGCGGTTCGCCTCGGATCTGGACCTCTCCGACGAGTCCGAACGGCGTGCTCGAAAGCTCCTCCAGACGGCGAAACAAGAGGGCATTCACTCGGGCAAGTCGCCGGTCGGTCTCGCGGCCGCCGCGGTCTACGCGGCCTCGCTGCTCACCAACGAGAAGGTGACGCAGAGCGAGGTCAGCGAGGTGGCGAACATCTCGGAGGTCACCATTCGAAACCGCTACCACGAACTGCTGGAAGCCGAAGAGCAGGTCCAACTCGGCTGA
- a CDS encoding asparagine synthase C-terminal domain-containing protein gives MAFAPADGATLDGVDAETVRAALKSGDPFPGTDGFAGAVDGVLVRDVLGRRPIFVDDETDGWNFDPTELTAPRSLPAGTVRDDDGERRVWTLPDPDPAPSSEALDRVTSAVRERTRAVDPEGLAVAFSGGVDSAVVAAGVPDAPLYVAGFEGAHDVEAARRAADAMDRDLTVVELSHDDLTRAVPELVAATGRRNPMDLSIALPLYLVAERAAADGHDRLAVGQGADELFGGYAKVVDPADDHRVDADTVRGARRETMLTLPAQLERDVLTLRAAGVDPVAPLLHDRVVEAALSIPDDLLVADGERKVALRAAAAGVVPESVRTADKKAVQYGTYVSRELDRLARQAGFKRRMDDHVGRYVASLCDLEYLPPDER, from the coding sequence ATGGCGTTCGCCCCCGCAGACGGCGCGACGCTCGACGGTGTCGACGCCGAGACCGTGCGTGCGGCGCTGAAGTCGGGCGACCCGTTTCCCGGGACCGACGGCTTCGCGGGCGCCGTGGACGGCGTCCTCGTCCGTGACGTCCTCGGGCGACGACCGATATTCGTCGACGACGAGACGGACGGCTGGAATTTCGACCCGACCGAACTCACTGCGCCTCGGTCGCTCCCCGCTGGGACCGTCCGCGACGACGACGGCGAACGCCGCGTCTGGACGCTCCCCGATCCCGATCCGGCTCCGAGCAGCGAGGCGCTCGACCGCGTCACGAGTGCGGTTCGCGAGCGAACCCGCGCGGTCGACCCCGAAGGGCTAGCGGTGGCGTTCTCCGGCGGTGTCGACTCGGCGGTCGTCGCCGCCGGCGTTCCCGACGCACCGCTGTACGTCGCCGGGTTCGAGGGCGCACACGACGTCGAGGCCGCTCGCAGGGCCGCCGACGCGATGGATCGGGACCTGACGGTGGTGGAGTTGTCGCACGACGACCTCACGCGGGCAGTACCGGAACTCGTCGCGGCCACGGGACGGCGCAATCCGATGGATCTCTCCATCGCACTCCCGCTGTATCTGGTCGCAGAACGCGCGGCCGCCGACGGTCACGACCGTCTCGCTGTCGGACAGGGTGCGGACGAACTGTTCGGCGGGTACGCGAAGGTAGTCGACCCAGCAGACGACCACCGCGTCGATGCCGACACCGTCCGCGGCGCACGACGCGAGACGATGCTGACGCTCCCCGCACAACTCGAACGAGACGTGCTAACGCTTCGAGCGGCCGGTGTCGACCCCGTCGCGCCGCTGCTCCACGACCGGGTCGTCGAGGCGGCGCTGTCGATCCCGGATGACCTCCTGGTCGCGGACGGCGAGCGGAAGGTGGCCTTACGCGCGGCCGCGGCAGGCGTCGTCCCCGAGTCCGTCCGGACGGCAGACAAGAAGGCCGTCCAGTACGGCACCTACGTCTCCCGCGAACTCGACCGCCTCGCGCGACAGGCTGGATTCAAACGCCGGATGGACGACCACGTGGGGCGGTACGTGGCGTCGCTGTGCGATCTGGAGTACCTCCCGCCCGACGAGCGTTGA
- a CDS encoding NUDIX hydrolase → METTRHFTATVYLVNDGATALHRHPRLGIRIPPGGHVDRDELPHEAGLREAREETGLDPTLVDDTDEVDAPAGETLPTPRHTMLYDINVHEDGRVGHQHIDSVFFAHVDSRDIDPDGDDEVDAAKWDWYTPTELRESSVDSDTVQIGIEAIETVRAAIEPARRD, encoded by the coding sequence ATGGAGACGACACGCCACTTCACCGCGACCGTCTACCTCGTCAACGACGGTGCGACGGCGTTGCACCGACACCCGCGACTGGGTATTCGCATCCCGCCAGGCGGCCACGTCGACCGCGACGAACTCCCGCACGAAGCGGGCCTTCGGGAGGCACGAGAGGAGACCGGCCTCGACCCGACGCTCGTCGACGACACCGACGAAGTCGACGCCCCCGCGGGCGAGACGCTGCCGACGCCGCGACACACGATGTTGTACGACATCAACGTCCACGAGGACGGAAGGGTGGGCCACCAGCACATCGACTCGGTGTTCTTCGCACACGTCGACTCCCGCGACATCGACCCCGACGGCGACGACGAGGTGGATGCCGCGAAGTGGGACTGGTACACGCCGACGGAACTGCGCGAGAGTAGCGTCGACAGCGACACCGTTCAGATCGGCATCGAGGCCATCGAGACGGTCAGAGCGGCGATCGAACCCGCGCGGCGCGACTGA
- the gatA gene encoding Asp-tRNA(Asn)/Glu-tRNA(Gln) amidotransferase subunit GatA — MSADDLNVFLTRERVDSDADGPLTGMTLAVKDNISTKGIRTTCGSAMLDDYVPPYDATVVERVSDAGATLVGKTNMDEFGMGGTTETSAFGPTKNPVDPERVPGGSSGGSAAAVAAGEADVALGSDTGGSVRNPAAFCGVVGIKPTYGLVSRYGLVAYANSLEQIGPLANTVEDAATLLDVIAGPDPHDATTRYDAAEGGDDTHPAEATTYADAADGDVDGLTVGIPTELVEGADDEVIAVFEDAIADLEAQGVETVDVSLPSVEHAVQAYYVIAMSEASSNLARFDGVRYGVDGGEGNWNDSFARSREEGFGDEVKRRVLLGTYALSAGYHDKYYKKAQDARAWVKQDFDEALSEADVLATPTMPVLPPKRGESLDDPLSLYLMDANTVPVNLANLPAISVPAGESDGLPVGMQFVGPAFGEAVAIRAASAVEQSQ; from the coding sequence ATGAGCGCCGACGACCTCAACGTCTTCCTCACCCGCGAACGCGTCGACAGCGACGCCGATGGTCCGTTGACCGGGATGACGCTCGCGGTGAAGGACAACATCTCCACGAAGGGCATCCGCACCACCTGTGGCTCTGCGATGCTCGACGACTACGTCCCGCCGTACGACGCGACCGTGGTCGAACGCGTCAGCGACGCGGGCGCGACGCTGGTCGGCAAGACCAACATGGACGAGTTCGGGATGGGCGGCACGACCGAAACCTCTGCGTTCGGGCCGACGAAGAATCCCGTCGACCCCGAACGTGTCCCCGGTGGCTCCTCGGGTGGCTCTGCGGCGGCCGTCGCCGCGGGTGAGGCCGACGTGGCGCTTGGCTCCGACACGGGTGGCTCCGTCCGCAACCCCGCCGCGTTCTGCGGCGTCGTCGGCATCAAGCCGACGTACGGTCTGGTGTCGCGGTACGGCCTCGTCGCGTACGCAAACTCCTTAGAACAGATCGGACCGCTCGCGAACACCGTCGAGGATGCCGCGACGCTGCTCGACGTCATCGCCGGCCCCGACCCGCACGACGCGACGACGCGCTACGACGCCGCCGAGGGTGGCGACGACACCCATCCCGCGGAGGCGACGACGTACGCCGACGCCGCCGACGGCGACGTCGACGGTCTCACCGTCGGTATCCCGACCGAACTGGTCGAGGGCGCCGACGACGAGGTGATCGCGGTGTTCGAGGACGCCATCGCGGACCTGGAGGCACAGGGCGTCGAGACGGTCGACGTGTCGCTCCCCTCCGTCGAACACGCAGTGCAGGCGTACTACGTCATCGCGATGTCCGAGGCCTCCTCGAACCTCGCACGCTTCGACGGCGTCCGCTACGGCGTCGACGGCGGCGAGGGCAACTGGAACGACTCGTTCGCTCGCTCCCGCGAGGAGGGCTTCGGCGACGAGGTCAAGCGCCGTGTCCTGTTGGGGACGTACGCGCTCTCTGCGGGCTACCACGACAAGTACTACAAGAAGGCGCAGGACGCTCGCGCCTGGGTGAAGCAGGACTTCGACGAGGCGCTCTCGGAGGCCGACGTCCTCGCGACGCCGACGATGCCCGTCCTCCCGCCCAAGCGCGGTGAGAGCCTCGACGACCCGCTTTCGCTGTATCTGATGGACGCCAACACCGTCCCGGTGAATCTCGCGAACCTCCCGGCCATCTCGGTGCCTGCCGGCGAGTCGGACGGCCTTCCGGTCGGGATGCAGTTCGTCGGCCCGGCGTTCGGCGAGGCGGTCGCCATCCGTGCGGCCAGCGCCGTCGAGCAGTCGCAGTAG
- a CDS encoding DUF7550 family protein, producing MADHHDHDHYKEFDYERVTSPMQDVTTGQAVTGAVIALVGIAIAFGLPLVL from the coding sequence ATGGCCGACCACCACGACCACGACCACTACAAGGAGTTCGACTACGAGCGCGTTACTTCGCCGATGCAGGACGTGACGACCGGGCAGGCAGTCACCGGCGCCGTCATCGCCCTCGTCGGCATCGCCATCGCGTTCGGCCTGCCGCTCGTCCTGTAA
- the hisF gene encoding imidazole glycerol phosphate synthase subunit HisF — translation MTLTKRIIPCIDVDLDDDGNAAVYTGVNFENLEYSGDPVEMAKKYNEAGADEFVFLDITASAEGRETMLDTVRAVADECFIPLTVGGGIRTKADIKETLRAGADKVSINSGAIANPELITEGADAFGSQCIVISVDARRRFDDEGDHYVTLDDGRECWFECTVKGGREGTGIDVVTWAKEAEERGAGELFVNSIDADGTKDGYDIPLTKAVCDAVSTPVIASSGCGSPEHMREVFVDANADAGLAASIFHFDEYGIDEVKQYLADHDVPVRL, via the coding sequence ATGACTCTCACGAAGCGGATCATCCCGTGTATCGACGTCGACCTCGACGACGACGGGAACGCCGCCGTCTACACCGGCGTCAACTTCGAGAACCTGGAGTACTCCGGCGACCCCGTCGAGATGGCGAAGAAGTACAACGAGGCGGGAGCCGACGAGTTCGTGTTCTTGGACATCACCGCCAGCGCCGAGGGCCGCGAGACGATGCTCGATACGGTCCGAGCAGTCGCCGACGAGTGTTTCATCCCCCTCACCGTCGGCGGCGGCATCCGTACGAAAGCCGATATCAAAGAGACGCTTCGCGCCGGTGCGGACAAGGTGTCAATCAACTCCGGGGCCATCGCAAACCCCGAGTTGATCACCGAGGGTGCAGACGCATTCGGCAGTCAGTGTATCGTCATCTCGGTCGACGCCCGCCGCCGCTTCGACGACGAGGGCGACCACTACGTCACGCTCGATGACGGGCGCGAGTGCTGGTTCGAGTGTACCGTCAAGGGCGGGCGCGAAGGAACCGGCATCGACGTGGTGACGTGGGCGAAAGAGGCCGAAGAACGCGGCGCGGGCGAGTTGTTCGTCAACTCCATCGACGCCGACGGCACGAAAGACGGCTACGACATCCCGCTGACGAAGGCCGTCTGTGACGCCGTGTCGACGCCGGTCATCGCCTCGTCTGGCTGTGGTAGTCCCGAACACATGCGTGAGGTGTTCGTCGACGCGAACGCCGACGCCGGCCTCGCCGCCTCCATCTTCCACTTCGACGAGTACGGCATCGACGAGGTGAAGCAGTATCTCGCGGACCACGACGTCCCCGTTCGGCTGTAA
- a CDS encoding alpha-glucosidase, translating into MTVERRTWWKEATVYQVYPRSFADGDGDGVGDLAGLADRADYLDDLGVDAVWLNPVYESPMADNGYDVADYRAIDDTFGTMDDWRRVRDALHDRDIRLVMDFVPNHTSDEHEWFEISRRRGATADWYHWADGVDAADASWSSERGPDGEAPPNNWQSFFGGPAWSYDDEREQWYLHLFDPKQPDLNWENPAVREAVADEMQFWLDEGIDGFRLDVVNLLSKPAGYPNGEQSDPFNGTLRLVPNGPRIHEYVSELAEEVFDDERLLTVGECIGEPSVEEAAEYVGPDGDGLSMIFHFDHVGIGRGERLWEREEWSLTDLKETFDRWQEGLYGRGWNSLYFNNHDQPRVVSRFGDDDEYRRESATCIATLLHTLRGTPYVYQGEELGMSNPTFESLSEFRDVETVRTVENALAAGEVSSFEAIKDGLNAHSRDTSRTPMQWTTGEHAGFTDGDPWIRLHEDHDEVNVERQRGDPDSAWHYYRRLIDVRDDHPVLVYGEYENHTPEDERVWAYTRTLDDANTATDTAADANHDRAFVALNWSGDRVDVTPPQAVAGADTTLELSNYGETPSPGAVESYTARPWEARVYLLK; encoded by the coding sequence ATGACTGTAGAGCGACGGACCTGGTGGAAGGAGGCAACCGTCTACCAGGTTTACCCGCGGAGTTTCGCCGACGGCGACGGCGACGGCGTTGGCGACCTCGCTGGCCTGGCCGACCGTGCCGACTACCTCGACGACCTGGGCGTCGACGCGGTGTGGCTCAACCCGGTGTACGAGTCGCCGATGGCGGACAACGGCTACGACGTAGCCGACTATCGCGCCATCGACGACACGTTCGGGACTATGGACGACTGGCGGCGCGTCCGCGACGCCCTCCACGACCGCGACATCCGCCTCGTGATGGACTTCGTCCCGAACCACACCTCCGACGAACACGAGTGGTTCGAGATCTCGCGCCGCCGCGGCGCGACGGCTGACTGGTATCACTGGGCCGACGGCGTCGACGCCGCCGACGCGTCGTGGAGCAGCGAGCGAGGGCCAGACGGTGAGGCTCCGCCGAACAACTGGCAGTCCTTTTTCGGCGGCCCCGCGTGGTCGTACGACGACGAACGCGAGCAGTGGTACCTCCACCTGTTCGACCCCAAACAGCCCGACCTGAACTGGGAGAACCCGGCGGTCCGCGAGGCCGTCGCCGACGAGATGCAGTTCTGGCTCGACGAGGGTATCGACGGCTTCCGCCTCGACGTGGTGAACCTGCTCTCGAAGCCCGCAGGCTACCCGAACGGCGAGCAGTCGGACCCGTTCAACGGCACGCTCCGTCTCGTCCCGAACGGCCCGCGAATCCACGAGTACGTCTCGGAACTCGCCGAGGAGGTGTTCGACGACGAGCGACTGCTCACCGTCGGCGAGTGCATCGGGGAGCCGTCGGTCGAGGAGGCCGCCGAGTACGTCGGCCCCGACGGGGACGGCCTCAGTATGATCTTCCACTTCGACCACGTCGGCATCGGACGCGGCGAGCGTCTGTGGGAGCGCGAGGAGTGGTCGCTGACAGACCTCAAGGAGACGTTCGATCGCTGGCAGGAGGGGTTGTACGGTCGCGGCTGGAACAGCCTCTACTTCAACAACCACGACCAACCCCGCGTCGTCTCCCGATTCGGCGACGACGACGAGTACCGTCGGGAGTCGGCGACGTGTATCGCCACGCTCCTGCACACGCTCCGCGGGACGCCGTACGTGTACCAGGGCGAGGAACTCGGGATGAGTAATCCCACGTTCGAGTCGCTCTCGGAGTTCCGCGACGTGGAGACGGTTCGGACGGTGGAGAACGCTCTCGCGGCGGGCGAGGTGTCGTCGTTCGAGGCGATCAAAGACGGACTCAACGCCCACAGTCGCGACACGAGTCGGACGCCGATGCAGTGGACGACCGGCGAACACGCCGGGTTCACCGACGGCGACCCGTGGATCCGACTCCACGAGGACCACGACGAGGTCAACGTCGAACGCCAACGTGGCGACCCCGACTCGGCGTGGCACTACTACCGTCGACTGATCGACGTTCGCGACGACCACCCGGTGCTCGTGTACGGGGAGTACGAGAACCACACGCCCGAGGACGAACGTGTGTGGGCGTACACCCGGACGCTCGACGACGCTAACACCGCGACGGACACCGCGGCCGACGCCAACCACGACCGCGCGTTCGTCGCCCTCAACTGGAGCGGTGACAGGGTTGATGTGACACCACCACAGGCCGTCGCGGGCGCGGATACGACGCTGGAACTGTCGAACTACGGCGAGACGCCGTCGCCGGGTGCCGTCGAATCGTACACCGCCCGACCGTGGGAGGCGCGAGTGTACCTGCTGAAGTGA
- the gatC gene encoding Asp-tRNA(Asn)/Glu-tRNA(Gln) amidotransferase subunit GatC, translating to MTATDEGSDADAVDPNEVRHVADLARVDLDDEEAETFATQFADVLDYFAALDEVPEVEDEPDLVNVMRADEVREGLSQEEALANAPETEAGFFKGPKVS from the coding sequence ATGACAGCGACCGACGAGGGGAGCGACGCAGACGCCGTCGACCCCAACGAGGTCCGCCACGTCGCGGACCTCGCCCGGGTCGACCTCGACGACGAAGAAGCGGAGACGTTCGCGACACAGTTCGCGGACGTCCTCGACTACTTCGCGGCCCTCGACGAGGTGCCGGAAGTCGAGGACGAACCAGACCTCGTGAACGTGATGCGCGCCGACGAGGTCCGTGAGGGCCTCTCGCAGGAGGAGGCGCTCGCGAACGCGCCCGAGACGGAGGCGGGCTTCTTCAAGGGCCCGAAGGTCTCATGA
- the purL gene encoding phosphoribosylformylglycinamidine synthase subunit PurL, which produces MPLADADRDLVEAELGREPTRAEAALFENLWSEHCAYRSSRPLLSAFDSESDDVVIGPGDDAAVVALDDETYATLGIESHNHPSYVDPFDGAATGVGGIVRDTMSMGAYPIALADSLYFGDFDREHSKYLFEGVVEGISHYGNCIGVPTVAGSVAFNDGYEGNPLVNVACVGLTTPDRLVTATAETPGNKLVLVGNATGRDGLGGASFASEDLAEDAETEDRPAVQVGDPYAEKRLIECNESLVDEGLLVAARDLGAAGLGGASSELVAKGGLGAQIQLDRVHQREPNMNAMEILLAESQERMVYEVRPEDTDRVAELADRFDLGCSVIGEVTDGNYVCTFEGETVVDAPAEYLADGAPMNDLAREEPTQPDRDLPDADLAAVFEAVVGHPNTASKRWVYRQYDHEVGVRTSMLPGDDAAVMAIREAQTESGDPLGLAISSGAEPRWTAAAPYDGARAVALENVTNLAAKGATALAAVDCLNGGNPEKPDVYGGFAAAVDGLAEMCADLSVPVVGGNVSLYNDSEAGPVPPTPTLAVIGTKAGFSAPPASLSGEGTLLHVGAPGGALGGSEYLAQAGGTDRFPDLPENAPAVVETLASVADDDATLAVHDVSHGGLAVTLAELITADTGAEVAVEDAISLFDETPGRAVVETTDPDAVRAAFDGVAPVEELGTATDDGTLSLTVGDETLAYDAGAVRDLRSVIERELD; this is translated from the coding sequence ATGCCCCTCGCCGACGCGGACCGCGACCTGGTGGAGGCGGAACTCGGACGGGAACCCACCCGTGCGGAGGCCGCACTGTTCGAGAATCTCTGGAGCGAACACTGTGCGTATCGCTCGTCACGCCCCCTGCTGTCGGCGTTCGACAGCGAGAGCGACGACGTCGTCATCGGCCCCGGCGACGACGCCGCAGTCGTTGCCTTAGACGACGAGACGTACGCGACGCTCGGTATCGAGAGCCACAACCACCCTTCCTACGTCGACCCGTTCGACGGCGCGGCCACCGGCGTCGGCGGCATCGTCCGCGACACGATGTCGATGGGCGCGTACCCCATCGCCTTGGCCGATTCGCTGTACTTCGGCGACTTCGACCGCGAACACTCGAAGTACCTGTTCGAGGGCGTCGTCGAGGGAATCAGCCACTACGGCAACTGTATCGGTGTCCCCACGGTCGCCGGGTCGGTCGCATTCAACGACGGCTACGAGGGCAATCCGCTCGTCAACGTCGCCTGCGTCGGCCTGACGACGCCCGACCGCCTCGTCACGGCGACCGCCGAGACGCCCGGGAACAAGTTGGTCCTCGTCGGCAACGCGACCGGTCGCGACGGCCTCGGCGGGGCTTCCTTCGCCTCTGAGGACCTCGCGGAAGACGCCGAGACCGAAGACCGGCCCGCCGTGCAGGTGGGCGACCCCTACGCAGAGAAGCGACTCATTGAGTGCAACGAGTCGCTCGTCGACGAGGGACTGCTCGTCGCCGCCAGGGACCTCGGTGCGGCCGGACTGGGTGGCGCCTCCTCGGAACTCGTCGCGAAGGGTGGTCTCGGCGCACAGATCCAACTCGACCGTGTCCACCAGCGCGAACCGAATATGAACGCGATGGAGATCCTCCTCGCGGAGAGTCAAGAGCGGATGGTGTACGAGGTTCGCCCGGAGGACACCGACCGCGTCGCGGAACTCGCCGACCGCTTCGACCTGGGCTGTTCGGTCATCGGCGAAGTGACCGACGGCAACTACGTCTGCACGTTCGAGGGCGAGACGGTCGTCGACGCGCCCGCCGAGTACCTCGCGGACGGCGCGCCGATGAACGACCTTGCTCGCGAGGAACCGACCCAACCCGACCGCGACCTGCCCGACGCCGACCTCGCGGCCGTGTTCGAAGCCGTCGTCGGCCATCCCAACACGGCGAGCAAGCGCTGGGTGTACCGACAGTACGACCACGAGGTCGGCGTCCGAACCTCGATGCTCCCCGGCGACGACGCCGCAGTGATGGCGATTCGAGAGGCACAGACGGAGTCGGGCGACCCGCTTGGACTCGCCATCTCCTCGGGCGCGGAGCCACGCTGGACGGCCGCCGCGCCGTACGACGGCGCTCGCGCGGTCGCACTGGAGAACGTCACTAACCTCGCGGCGAAGGGGGCAACGGCGCTCGCAGCGGTCGACTGTCTCAACGGCGGCAACCCCGAGAAGCCGGACGTGTACGGTGGCTTCGCCGCGGCCGTCGACGGCCTCGCGGAGATGTGTGCGGACCTCTCTGTGCCGGTCGTCGGCGGCAACGTCTCGCTGTACAACGACAGCGAGGCAGGTCCCGTCCCACCGACGCCGACGCTGGCGGTCATCGGCACGAAGGCCGGCTTCTCCGCACCGCCCGCGTCGCTGTCGGGCGAGGGAACCCTGCTCCACGTCGGCGCGCCCGGCGGTGCGCTTGGCGGGTCCGAGTATCTCGCGCAGGCGGGCGGCACGGACCGCTTCCCCGACCTGCCGGAGAACGCGCCCGCAGTCGTGGAGACGCTCGCGTCAGTCGCTGACGACGACGCGACGCTGGCGGTCCACGACGTGAGCCACGGTGGTCTCGCGGTGACGCTCGCGGAACTGATCACGGCAGATACGGGCGCAGAGGTGGCCGTTGAGGACGCGATCTCGCTGTTCGACGAGACGCCCGGCCGCGCGGTCGTCGAGACGACCGACCCCGACGCGGTTCGTGCGGCCTTCGACGGCGTCGCGCCGGTCGAGGAACTCGGGACGGCGACCGACGATGGGACGCTCTCGCTGACGGTCGGCGACGAGACGCTCGCGTACGACGCGGGGGCCGTCCGCGACCTCCGCTCGGTCATCGAGCGCGAACTCGACTGA
- a CDS encoding PHP domain-containing protein, whose amino-acid sequence MLSVELHSHSALSHDGRDPVDMLLEQAAAVGLDALAVTDHDEIDASLEAAAMADDYGLVGISGMEVTSAAGHVLAFGIEEAIPPGLSFDETLDRIRDQGGLSVVPHPFQKSRHGVAPHITEDQLASADAIEVYNSRLLTGRSNRQAESFAVDRGVPMTAGSDAHISEMVGQAITEVGAADRSVDAILDAIRDGRTSVVGKRTPWHISFRQAAGGAKRRIGRRVADFL is encoded by the coding sequence GTGCTTTCGGTCGAGCTGCACAGTCACTCCGCACTTTCGCACGACGGCCGCGACCCGGTCGATATGCTGCTCGAACAGGCGGCCGCCGTCGGCCTCGACGCACTCGCCGTCACGGACCACGACGAAATCGACGCGAGCCTGGAGGCCGCAGCGATGGCCGACGACTACGGCCTCGTCGGGATTTCAGGAATGGAGGTGACGAGTGCTGCAGGCCACGTCCTCGCGTTCGGTATCGAGGAGGCCATCCCGCCGGGGCTCAGTTTCGACGAGACGCTCGACCGCATCCGCGATCAGGGCGGCCTCTCGGTCGTCCCGCACCCGTTCCAGAAGTCGCGCCACGGCGTCGCCCCGCACATCACGGAGGACCAACTCGCCAGCGCCGACGCCATCGAGGTGTACAACTCGCGCCTGCTCACCGGTCGCTCGAACCGACAGGCGGAGTCGTTCGCCGTCGACCGCGGCGTCCCGATGACCGCCGGCAGCGACGCGCACATCTCGGAGATGGTCGGACAGGCCATCACAGAGGTCGGTGCCGCCGACCGCTCGGTCGACGCGATTCTCGACGCGATTCGCGACGGTCGAACCAGCGTCGTCGGCAAGCGCACGCCGTGGCACATCTCCTTCCGGCAGGCCGCCGGCGGCGCGAAACGACGGATCGGTCGGCGCGTAGCCGACTTCCTCTGA